Proteins encoded by one window of Pseudonocardia sp. HH130629-09:
- a CDS encoding ribonucleotide-diphosphate reductase subunit beta, producing MSTPTTDRHTGADTSGLGEIARGAAPIDADDKRMINARADVNQLLPLKYTWAWEKYLAGCANHWMPTEVAMQADIALWRSPGGLTDDERLMLTRNLGFFATAESLVANNIVLAVYRHLTNPECRQYLLRQSFEEAVHTHTFQYVCESLGLDEGELFNAYRTVPSITEKDAWALRYTQALSDPDFRTGTPENDRAFLRDLVAFYVVFEGMWFYTGFAQILALGRRNKMVGIAEQYQYILRDESIHLNFGIDCINQIKIENPHLWTAGFVAEIRTMLWEACELEVAYARDTMPRGMLGLTAESCERYLRFITDRRAEQIGLAPLFGEPENPFPWMSEAMDLRKEKNFFETRVTEYRTGGSLDWD from the coding sequence GTGAGCACCCCGACCACCGACCGGCACACGGGCGCCGACACCAGCGGGCTCGGCGAGATCGCCCGCGGCGCCGCCCCGATCGACGCCGACGACAAGCGCATGATCAACGCGCGGGCCGACGTCAACCAGCTCCTGCCGCTCAAGTACACCTGGGCCTGGGAGAAGTACCTGGCCGGCTGCGCCAACCACTGGATGCCGACCGAGGTCGCCATGCAGGCCGACATCGCACTGTGGCGCTCCCCCGGCGGCCTCACCGACGACGAGCGCCTGATGCTCACCCGCAACCTCGGCTTCTTCGCCACCGCCGAGTCGCTGGTCGCGAACAACATCGTGCTCGCCGTCTACCGCCACCTCACCAACCCCGAGTGCCGGCAGTACCTGCTGCGGCAGTCGTTCGAGGAGGCGGTGCACACCCACACGTTCCAGTACGTGTGCGAGTCGCTCGGGCTCGACGAGGGCGAGCTGTTCAACGCCTACCGGACCGTCCCGTCGATCACGGAAAAGGACGCCTGGGCGCTGCGCTACACCCAGGCGCTGTCCGACCCGGACTTCCGCACCGGCACCCCGGAGAACGACCGCGCGTTCCTGCGCGATCTGGTCGCCTTCTACGTGGTGTTCGAGGGCATGTGGTTCTACACCGGGTTCGCCCAGATCCTCGCGCTCGGCCGGCGCAACAAGATGGTGGGCATCGCCGAGCAGTACCAGTACATCCTGCGCGACGAGTCGATCCACCTGAACTTCGGCATCGACTGCATCAACCAGATCAAGATCGAGAACCCGCACCTGTGGACCGCGGGCTTCGTCGCGGAGATCCGGACGATGCTGTGGGAGGCCTGCGAGCTGGAGGTCGCCTACGCCCGCGACACCATGCCCCGCGGGATGCTCGGGCTCACCGCCGAGTCCTGCGAGCGGTACCTGCGGTTCATCACCGACCGGCGGGCCGAGCAGATCGGGCTCGCCCCGCTGTTCGGGGAGCCGGAGAACCCGTTCCCGTGGATGAGCGAGGCGATGGACCTGCGCAAGGAGAAGAACTTCTTCGAGACGCGGGTGACCGAGTACCGCACCGGGGGCTCACTGGACTGGGACTGA
- a CDS encoding class I SAM-dependent methyltransferase has product MTFGADLDAAHWLRRWDAQQERYVPDREELFALALDVVARLAGTPGRVLDLACGPGSFAARAAARWSGAEVVGVDVDPVMLELARRTTGERVHWVDADLSGPGWVAAVGGPFDAAVSATALHWLPETALPDLAARLASVLRPGGVFVDVDTLLADPAAPRLAALTLELRHERTDRGLVTGEDFRTWWDALADEPGLDGLFAERARRFADRPTGGSSLRAWEDALRGAGFVEVATLTQVFDRRTLVAIR; this is encoded by the coding sequence ATGACCTTCGGAGCCGACCTCGACGCCGCGCACTGGCTGCGCCGGTGGGACGCCCAGCAGGAGCGCTACGTCCCCGACCGCGAGGAGCTGTTCGCGCTGGCGCTCGACGTCGTGGCCCGGCTCGCCGGCACGCCCGGACGGGTGCTCGACCTGGCCTGCGGGCCCGGGTCGTTCGCGGCCCGCGCGGCGGCGCGCTGGAGCGGGGCCGAGGTGGTCGGCGTCGACGTCGACCCGGTCATGCTGGAGCTGGCCCGGCGGACCACCGGTGAGCGCGTCCACTGGGTCGACGCCGACCTGTCGGGTCCGGGGTGGGTCGCGGCCGTCGGCGGGCCGTTCGACGCGGCCGTGTCGGCGACGGCGCTGCACTGGCTGCCGGAGACCGCGCTGCCCGACCTCGCGGCCCGGCTCGCCTCGGTGCTGCGCCCCGGCGGGGTGTTCGTCGACGTCGACACCCTGCTCGCCGATCCGGCCGCACCCCGGCTCGCCGCGCTCACCCTGGAGCTGCGGCACGAACGGACCGACCGCGGCCTGGTGACCGGCGAGGACTTCCGCACCTGGTGGGACGCCCTGGCGGACGAGCCCGGGCTGGACGGGCTGTTCGCCGAGCGCGCGCGGCGCTTCGCGGACCGGCCCACCGGTGGCTCGTCGCTGCGGGCCTGGGAGGACGCGCTGCGGGGCGCCGGGTTCGTCGAGGTGGCGACCCTGACCCAGGTGTTCGACCGGCGGACGCTGGTCGCGATCCGCTGA